A region from the Falco peregrinus isolate bFalPer1 chromosome 19, bFalPer1.pri, whole genome shotgun sequence genome encodes:
- the THBS3 gene encoding thrombospondin-3: MGAPAGAGGPALGALLALLLLAAAGAARPGLHVIDLLMVSEARQMASITHKIRMELLTVNDIYLLSTFRLPPKQGGTLFGLYSKKDNTRWLEVSIVGKINKVLVRYLREDNKLHSVNLQHAHVADGQSHTIIVRLSGLRGDMLSVELYIDCKQTDSSVGLPELSEIPLAEVESIEVRTGQKAYQRMQGYVESMKLILGGSMSRVGALSECPFQGDESIHSAVTSVLASILGEQTKALVTQLTLFNRVLTELREDIRDQVKEMSLIRNTIMECQVCGFHEHRSRCNPNPCFSGVDCMETYEYPGYRCGPCPPGLEGNGTHCADIDECAHANPCFPGSKCINTAPGFRCEPCPRGYRGNTVSGVGADYARASKQVCTDIDECNDGNNGGCDPNSICTNTLGSYKCGPCKSGFVGNQTSGCIPQRSCSTPTSNPCDINGFCMFERNGEISCACNVGWAGNGNVCGQDTDLDGYPDEPLPCIDNNKHCKQDNCRLTPNSGQEDADNDGIGDQCDDDADGDGIKNVEDNCRLFPNKDQQNSDTDSFGDACDNCPNVPNNDQRDTDSNGEGDACDNDIDGDGIPNMLDNCPKVPNPLQTDRDEDGVGDACDSCPEMSNPTQTDMDSDLVGDICDTNEDSDGDGHQDTKDNCAEIPNSSQLDSDNDGLGDDCDNDDDNDGIPDYTAPGPDNCRLIPNPNQKDSDGNGVGDVCEEDFDNDTVVDQLDVCPESAEVTLTDFRAYQTVILDPEGDAQIDPNWVVLNQGMEIVQTMNSDPGLAVGYTAFNGVDFEGTFHVNTVTDDDYAGFIFSYQDSASFYVVMWKQTEQTYWQATPFRAVAEPGLQLKAVKSSTGPGEHLRNALWHTGHTPDHVRLLWKDPRNVGWRDKTSYRWQLAHRPQVGYIRVRLYEGPRLVADSGVIIDTTMRGGRLGVFCFSQENIIWSNLQYRCNDTIPADFEPFRRFLLEGRE, encoded by the exons ATGGGGGCaccggcgggcgcggggggcccGGCGCTGGGCGCGCTGCTGGCGCTGCTCCTGCTGGCCGCCGCCGGCGCGGCTCGCCCGGGGCTGCACG TCATCGACCTGCTGATGGTGAGTGAGGCCCGGCAGATGGCCAGCATAACGCACAAGATCCGGATGGAGCTCCTGACGGTTAACGACATTTACCTGCTCTCCACCTTCCGCCTGCCCCCCAAGCAAGGGGGGACCCTCTTCGGGCTCTACTCCAAGAAGGACAACACGAGGTGGCTGGAGGTCTCCATAGTGGGGAAAATCAACAAAG TCCTGGTGCGCTACCTGCGGGAAGACAACAAGCTGCACTCGGTCAACCTGCAGCACGCGCACGTGGCGGATGGGCAGAGCCACACCATCATCGTGCGCCTGAGTGGGCTGCGCGGGGACATGCTGAGCGTGGAGCTCTACATCGACTGCAAGCAGACAGACTCCAGCGTGGGGCTGCCCGAGCTGTCGGAGATCCCCCTGGCAGAGGTGGAGTCCATTGAGGTGCGCACGGGGCAGAAGGCCTACCAGAGGATGCAG GGGTACGTAGAGTCGATGAAGCTGATCCTGGGAGGCTCCATGAGCCGCGTCGGGGCCCTGAGCGAGTGTCCCTTCCAAGGAGACGAGTCCATTCACAGTGCAG TGACAAGCGTGCTGGCCTCCATCCTGG GCGAGCAAACCAAGGCACTGGTCACACAGCTGACCCTCTTCAACCGGGTCCTGACCGAGCTGCGGGAGGACATCAGGGACCAG GTGAAGGAGATGTCTCTGATCCGCAACACCATCATGGAGTGCCAGGTCTGCG GCTTCCACGAGCACCGGTCCCGCTGCAACCCCAACCCCTGCTTCAGCGGCGTGGACTGCATGGAGACGTACGAGTACCCCGGGTACCGCTGTGGGCCCTGCCCGCCGGGGCTGGAGGGCAACGGCACACACTGCGCCGACATCGACGAG TGTGCTCATGCCAACCCCTGCTTCCCTGGCTCCAAGTGCATCAACACAGCCCCCGGCTTCCGCTGCGAGCCCTGTCCCCGCGGCTATCGGGGCAACACCGTCTCTGGTGTGGGTGCGGACTATGCGAGGGCCAGCAAGCAG GTTTGCACAGATATCGATGAATGCAACGATGGGAACAACGGGGGCTGTGACCCCAACTCCATCTGCACCAACACACTG GGCTCCTACAAGTGTGGTCCCTGCAAGTCAGGGTTTGTGGGGAACCAAACGTCCGGCTGCATCCCGCAGAGGTCCTGCAGCACTCCCACCTCCAACCCCTGCGACATCAATGGCTTCTGCATGTTCGAGAGGAACGGTGAAATCTCCTGCGCG TGCAatgtgggctgggctggcaatGGCAATGTGTGCGGGCAAGACACAGACCTCGATGGCTACCCAGATgagcccctgccctgcatcGACAATAACAAGCACTGCAAGCAG GACAACTGCCGCCTGACACCGAATTCAGGGCAAGAGGACGCCGACAATGATGGCATTGGGGACCAGTGTGATGACGATGCTGATGGTGATGGCATCAAGAATGTggag GACAACTGCCGGCTCTTCCCCAACAAGGACCAGCAGAACTCAGACACTGACTCCTTTGGGGATGCCTGTGACAACTGCCCCAACGTGCCCAACAACGACCAGCGGGACACAGACAGCAACGGCGAGGGGGACGCTTGCGATAACGACATCGATGGGGACG GGATTCCCAACATGCTGGATAACTGCCCCAAGGTGCCCAACCCTCTGCAGACAGACCGGGATGAGGACGGTGTTGGGGACGCCTGTGACAGTTGCCCTGAAATGAGCAACCCCACTCAG ACAGATATGGACAGCGATCTGGTAGGAGATATCTGTGACACCAACGAGGACAG CGATGGGGATGGGCATCAGGACACCAAGGACAACTGCGCTGAGATCCCCAACAGCTCCCAGCTGGACTCAGACAACGATGGGCTGGGGGATGACTGTGACAATGACGATGACAACGATGGCATCCCTGACTACACAGCGCCTGGCCCAGACAACTGCCGCCTCATCCCCAACCCCAACCAGAAGGACTCGGACG GGAACGGCGTGGGTGACGTGTGCGAGGAGGACTTCGACAACGACACGGTGGTGGACCAGCTGGACGTGTGCCCCGAGAGCGCCGAGGTGACACTGACTGACTTCCGCGCCTACCAGACCGTCATCCTGGACCCCGAGGGAGATGCCCAGATTGATCCCAACTGGGTTGTCCTCAACCAG GGCATGGAGATCGTGCAGACCATGAACAGTGACCCAGGCTTGGCTGTTG GCTACACAGCCTTCAACGGAGTGGACTTCGAGGGCACCTTCCACGTCAACACTGTCACCGATGATGACTACGCCGGCTTCATCTTCAGCTACCAGGACAGCGCCAGCTTCTACGTGGTGATGTGGAAGCAAACGGAGCAGACATACTGGCAGGCCACCCCCTTCCGTGCCGTGGCCGAGCCGGGGCTGCAGCTCAAG GCAGTGAAGTCCTCGACGGGCCCTGGGGAGCACCTGCGCAACGCGTTGTGGCACACGGGCCACACACCCGACCATGTCCGCCTGCTCTGGAAGGACCCACGTAACGTGGGCTGGCGGGACAAGACGTCGTACCGCTGGCAGCTGGCGCACAGGCCCCAGGTGGGCTATATCAG GGTGCGGCTGTACGAGGGCCCGCGGCTGGTGGCCGACTCCGGGGTGATCATCGACACCACCATgcgcggggggcggctgggggtCTTTTGCTTCTCCCAGGAGAacatcatctggtccaacctgCAGTACCGCTGCAACG ACACGATCCCCGCCGACTTCGAGCCGTTCCGCCGGTTCCTGCTGGAGGGACGCGAGTGA